From the Streptomyces sp. Tu 2975 genome, one window contains:
- a CDS encoding DUF72 domain-containing protein, with the protein MPILVGTSGWQYKDWRGILYPPGLPQRLWLEEYAAQFATVENNNAFYRLPTTEIFASWHERTPDGFVMAVKASRFLTHLKRLREPVEPVHRLLDRTAGLGDRMGPVLLQLPPNFQADTDALDACLRCFPRTVRVAVELRHASWWVTEPRLRTVLERHGAALCWADRGSRPVTPLWRTASWGYVRLHAGLAQPPPRYGRAALQSWAGRITDAWPDEDDVYVYFNNDPGGAAVLDAARFARAATALDRTVSRTPGGPGP; encoded by the coding sequence ATGCCCATCTTGGTCGGAACCTCCGGATGGCAGTACAAGGACTGGCGCGGCATTCTCTACCCGCCCGGCCTTCCGCAGCGGCTGTGGCTCGAGGAGTACGCCGCGCAGTTCGCCACCGTGGAGAACAACAACGCCTTCTACCGCCTCCCCACCACGGAGATCTTCGCGTCGTGGCACGAGCGGACGCCGGACGGGTTCGTCATGGCGGTCAAGGCAAGCCGCTTCCTGACCCACCTGAAGCGGCTCCGGGAGCCCGTGGAGCCGGTGCACCGGCTGCTGGACCGGACAGCGGGGCTCGGCGACCGGATGGGTCCAGTCCTGTTGCAGCTGCCACCCAACTTCCAGGCGGACACCGACGCACTGGACGCATGCCTGCGGTGCTTTCCCCGCACCGTCCGGGTGGCCGTCGAACTCCGGCACGCCTCGTGGTGGGTGACGGAACCGCGGCTCCGTACGGTGCTGGAACGGCACGGAGCCGCATTGTGCTGGGCGGACCGCGGGTCCCGCCCCGTGACACCGCTGTGGCGGACGGCGTCATGGGGCTACGTACGCCTCCACGCCGGCCTCGCCCAGCCGCCGCCGCGCTACGGCCGCGCCGCGCTGCAGTCCTGGGCCGGCCGCATCACCGACGCCTGGCCCGACGAGGACGACGTGTACGTGTACTTCAACAACGATCCGGGCGGGGCCGCGGTCCTGGACGCGGCCCGGTTCGCGCGTGCCGCCACCGCGCTGGACCGGACCGTGAGCCGTACGCCGGGGGGTCCGGGTCCGTGA
- a CDS encoding PadR family transcriptional regulator, whose amino-acid sequence MSLPHAILTALLEKPSSGLELTRRFDRSIGYFWSATHQQIYRELGKLEQAGHIRELPSEQPARGQKKEYEVLPAGVEELTAWVTRPEDPRQVRDPLLLRLRAAAVVGGADMEAELVRHLELHRAQLDDYLAFEQRDFPPERRVTRQDRLRHVVLRGGIELETFWTKWLTDTLAELRDPEDGPSRHAAPDGP is encoded by the coding sequence ATGTCCCTGCCGCACGCCATCCTCACCGCCCTGCTGGAGAAGCCCTCGTCCGGCCTGGAGCTGACCCGCCGGTTCGACCGGTCGATCGGCTACTTCTGGTCGGCGACCCACCAGCAGATCTACCGGGAGCTGGGCAAGCTCGAGCAGGCCGGACACATCCGGGAGCTGCCGTCCGAGCAGCCTGCCCGCGGGCAGAAGAAGGAGTACGAGGTCCTGCCCGCCGGCGTGGAGGAACTGACGGCCTGGGTGACCCGCCCCGAGGACCCCCGGCAGGTCCGCGACCCCCTGCTGCTGCGGCTGCGCGCGGCGGCGGTGGTGGGCGGCGCGGACATGGAGGCGGAGCTCGTACGCCACCTGGAGCTCCATCGGGCCCAGTTGGACGACTACCTGGCGTTCGAGCAGCGCGACTTCCCGCCCGAGCGCCGGGTGACCAGGCAGGACCGGCTGCGCCATGTGGTGCTGCGGGGCGGCATCGAGCTCGAGACGTTCTGGACGAAGTGGCTGACGGACACCCTGGCCGAACTCAGGGATCCCGAGGACGGACCCTCCCGACATGCGGCACCTGACGGGCCGTGA
- a CDS encoding septum formation family protein, whose protein sequence is MAVRSLSRSLRGISAVVALLAVGAVGCSEVVDGAKDGAKKVARQRSVFSLDPGDCYNPNGKATEGEAVAIEVVPCAEPHQGEVVGEFTLDDAKTFPGNDAIWAIADERCPVEAQKFSPDTWALPKGVEIFYYTPTSESWATGDRAVSCSYTQEAGKLTGSLKAGPEASKPEQTTYLKGANAVYDALWATQPEAENVEEDLDGYKAQAKAVAAALDAHVAGMKDIEGAETGKLRAQLEKTAGHWKKAANAADADAFYVAYDPAFTGLDPNGTVAARKELGLATTVPADDAEVWAG, encoded by the coding sequence ATGGCAGTCCGCTCCCTGTCCCGTTCCCTGCGCGGTATATCCGCCGTCGTCGCTCTGCTCGCCGTCGGTGCGGTGGGGTGCTCGGAAGTCGTCGACGGCGCCAAGGACGGCGCGAAGAAGGTGGCCCGGCAGCGGTCCGTGTTCTCGCTCGACCCGGGGGACTGCTACAACCCGAACGGCAAGGCCACCGAGGGTGAAGCGGTCGCCATCGAGGTCGTGCCCTGCGCCGAGCCGCACCAGGGCGAGGTCGTCGGTGAGTTCACGCTCGACGATGCCAAGACCTTCCCCGGCAACGACGCGATCTGGGCGATCGCCGACGAGCGGTGCCCGGTGGAGGCGCAGAAGTTCTCGCCGGACACCTGGGCGCTGCCCAAGGGCGTCGAGATCTTCTACTACACGCCGACCAGCGAGAGCTGGGCGACGGGCGACCGCGCCGTGAGCTGCAGCTACACCCAGGAGGCGGGCAAGCTCACCGGCTCTCTGAAGGCCGGTCCCGAAGCATCGAAGCCGGAGCAGACCACGTACCTCAAGGGCGCCAACGCCGTCTACGACGCGCTGTGGGCGACCCAGCCCGAGGCGGAGAACGTCGAGGAGGACCTCGACGGCTACAAGGCGCAGGCCAAGGCCGTCGCCGCCGCCCTCGACGCGCACGTCGCGGGCATGAAGGACATCGAGGGCGCGGAGACCGGCAAGCTGCGTGCGCAGTTGGAGAAGACCGCCGGACACTGGAAGAAGGCCGCGAACGCCGCCGACGCCGACGCGTTCTACGTGGCCTACGACCCGGCCTTCACCGGTCTCGACCCGAACGGGACGGTCGCCGCGCGCAAGGAGCTCGGCCTGGCCACCACCGTCCCTGCCGATGACGCCGAGGTCTGGGCGGGCTGA
- a CDS encoding NADPH-dependent 2,4-dienoyl-CoA reductase yields MSTSTTTAGPTPYPHLLSPLDLGFITLSNRVLMGSMHVGLEEAERGFERMAAFYAERARGGVGLIVTGGISPNDRGRPYEGGARMTTDEEAAQHRLVTDAVHAEGGRIAMQILHFGRYAYHQDLVAPSAIQAPISPFVPHALTDAEVEETVEDFVRAATLAKSAGYDGVEIMGSEGYFINEFIASATNHRTDRWGGSYENRIRLPLEIVRRTREAVGTDFILIYRLSMLDLVPGGSSLEEVVTLAKEIEAAGATIINTGIGWHEARIPTIATSVPRGAYSWVTKKLMGAVSVPLVTSNRINTPEVAEELLADGRADMVSLARPFLADPEFVAKARAGRADAINTCIGCNQACLDHTFSLKITSCLVNPRACHETELVLAPTRLKKRVAVVGAGPAGLACAVSAAERGHEVTLFDAADEIGGQLNIAKRVPGKEEFDETLRYFRTQLEERGVRLRLGTRVGADDLPAADFDEVVVATGVTPRTPEIDGIDHPSVVSYLDVLRDGAPVGERVAVIGAGGIGFDVAEFLTDGGEGASQDPETYFRQWGVDTGYATRGGLTKPVRPAPPRAVHLLQRKTSKVGAGLGKTTGWIHRTELKHRGVTMTAGATYERIDDEGLHLTVDGTASVLPVDTVVLCTGQEPQRGLFDELAAAGRTVHLIGGADVAAELDAKRAIDQGTRLAATL; encoded by the coding sequence ATGAGCACGAGCACCACCACGGCCGGGCCGACGCCGTACCCGCATCTGCTGAGCCCGCTCGACCTCGGGTTCATCACCCTGTCCAACCGGGTCCTGATGGGCTCCATGCACGTCGGCCTCGAGGAGGCGGAGCGCGGCTTCGAGCGCATGGCCGCCTTCTACGCGGAGCGCGCCCGCGGCGGTGTCGGCCTCATCGTGACCGGCGGCATATCGCCCAACGACCGCGGCCGCCCGTACGAGGGCGGCGCCAGGATGACCACCGACGAAGAGGCCGCGCAGCACCGTCTGGTCACCGACGCCGTGCACGCCGAGGGCGGCCGGATCGCCATGCAGATCCTCCACTTCGGCCGGTACGCCTACCACCAGGACCTGGTCGCACCGAGCGCGATCCAGGCGCCCATCAGCCCGTTCGTGCCGCACGCCCTCACCGACGCCGAGGTCGAGGAGACCGTCGAGGACTTCGTCAGGGCGGCCACCCTCGCCAAGTCGGCGGGCTACGACGGCGTCGAGATCATGGGCTCCGAGGGCTACTTCATCAACGAGTTCATCGCGAGCGCCACCAACCACCGCACCGACCGCTGGGGCGGCAGCTACGAGAACCGCATCCGGTTGCCCCTGGAGATCGTCCGCCGCACGCGTGAAGCGGTCGGCACCGACTTCATCCTGATCTACCGGCTCTCCATGCTCGACCTGGTGCCCGGCGGATCCTCGCTCGAAGAGGTCGTGACGCTCGCCAAGGAGATCGAGGCGGCGGGCGCCACGATCATCAACACCGGCATCGGCTGGCACGAGGCCCGTATCCCCACCATCGCGACGTCCGTGCCGCGCGGCGCGTACAGCTGGGTGACCAAGAAGCTGATGGGCGCCGTCTCGGTGCCGCTGGTGACGAGCAACCGGATCAACACCCCCGAGGTCGCGGAGGAACTGCTCGCCGACGGGCGCGCCGACATGGTGTCCCTGGCCCGCCCGTTCCTCGCGGACCCCGAGTTCGTGGCCAAGGCGCGGGCCGGCCGAGCCGACGCGATCAACACCTGCATCGGCTGCAACCAGGCCTGCCTGGACCACACCTTCAGCCTGAAGATCACCTCTTGCCTGGTGAATCCGCGCGCCTGCCACGAGACCGAACTGGTCCTCGCGCCCACCCGGCTGAAGAAGCGCGTCGCCGTCGTCGGCGCCGGCCCCGCCGGTCTCGCCTGCGCCGTCTCCGCGGCCGAGCGCGGCCACGAGGTGACCCTCTTCGACGCGGCGGACGAGATCGGCGGCCAGCTGAACATCGCCAAGCGGGTCCCGGGCAAGGAGGAGTTCGACGAGACCCTCCGCTACTTCCGCACCCAGCTCGAGGAGCGCGGCGTCCGCCTGCGTCTCGGCACCCGTGTCGGCGCCGACGACCTCCCGGCCGCCGACTTCGACGAGGTCGTCGTCGCCACCGGTGTCACGCCCCGCACCCCCGAGATCGACGGCATCGACCACCCGAGCGTCGTCAGCTACCTCGACGTGCTGCGCGACGGGGCCCCGGTCGGCGAGCGCGTCGCCGTCATCGGCGCCGGCGGGATCGGCTTCGACGTCGCGGAGTTCCTCACCGACGGCGGGGAGGGCGCGAGCCAGGACCCGGAGACGTACTTCCGCCAGTGGGGCGTCGACACCGGCTACGCGACCCGCGGCGGGCTGACGAAGCCCGTGCGCCCGGCCCCGCCGCGGGCCGTGCACCTCCTCCAGCGCAAGACCAGCAAGGTCGGCGCCGGCCTCGGGAAGACGACGGGCTGGATCCACCGGACGGAACTCAAGCACCGCGGCGTGACGATGACGGCCGGCGCCACCTACGAGCGGATCGACGACGAGGGCCTGCACCTGACCGTCGACGGCACCGCGTCCGTGCTGCCCGTCGACACGGTCGTGCTCTGCACCGGCCAGGAGCCGCAGCGCGGACTGTTCGACGAACTCGCCGCGGCCGGCCGGACCGTGCATCTCATCGGCGGGGCGGACGTGGCCGCCGAGTTGGACGCGAAGCGCGCCATCGACCAGGGCACCCGGCTGGCTGCCACCCTCTGA
- a CDS encoding DUF4239 domain-containing protein: MSEWLVLAIVMAAACAVVLVVTLLSQRTRGAAAEASIEEREAPETPDVLEYMVMMVGVVYAIVLGLAIAGVWEARGAAQDAVRTEAQALHEVTQRAQVYPADFRDRLREDIDVYVSEVVETEWPRMIDNEELSPRGTELLAAVRSDVAEREPKNELEAQAYQPMLDQVAAAEDARNARASGAEETLPGIVWFGLISGAAVTIGLIFTMQIGRSFRELLLAGLFSALIAFLLFLVWDFDAPFGRSGSESADAFRQLFPGAVGSG; encoded by the coding sequence ATGTCCGAATGGCTGGTCCTGGCCATCGTGATGGCCGCCGCCTGCGCCGTCGTACTCGTCGTCACCCTCCTCAGCCAGCGCACCCGCGGCGCCGCGGCCGAGGCGAGCATCGAGGAGCGGGAGGCCCCGGAGACGCCCGATGTGCTCGAGTACATGGTGATGATGGTCGGCGTCGTGTACGCGATCGTCCTCGGTCTCGCCATCGCAGGCGTCTGGGAGGCGCGCGGGGCGGCGCAGGACGCCGTCCGCACGGAGGCGCAGGCGCTGCACGAGGTCACCCAGCGCGCCCAGGTCTATCCGGCCGACTTCCGTGACCGGCTCCGGGAGGACATCGATGTCTACGTCTCGGAGGTCGTCGAGACGGAGTGGCCCCGGATGATCGACAACGAGGAACTGTCGCCGCGCGGGACCGAGCTGCTGGCGGCCGTGCGCTCCGACGTGGCGGAGCGGGAGCCGAAGAACGAGCTGGAGGCCCAGGCCTATCAGCCGATGCTCGACCAGGTGGCGGCCGCGGAGGACGCGCGCAACGCCCGCGCGTCGGGCGCCGAGGAGACGTTGCCGGGCATCGTGTGGTTCGGCCTGATCAGCGGGGCCGCCGTCACGATCGGACTGATCTTCACGATGCAGATCGGGCGGTCGTTCCGCGAGCTGCTGCTCGCCGGTCTCTTCAGCGCACTGATCGCGTTCCTCCTCTTCCTGGTGTGGGACTTCGACGCACCCTTCGGCCGGTCGGGCTCCGAGTCGGCGGACGCCTTCCGCCAGCTCTTTCCGGGCGCCGTCGGTTCGGGCTGA
- a CDS encoding LLM class flavin-dependent oxidoreductase, whose translation MQFGIFTVGDVTPDPTTGRTPTEHERIKATVAIARKAEEVGLDVFATGEHHNPPFVPSSPTTLLGHVAALTERITLSTSTTLITTNDPVKIAEDYAYLQHIADGRVDLMMGRGNTGPVYPWFGKDIRQGIALAVENYALLHRLWREDVVDWEGKFRTPLQGFTATPRPLDGVPPFVWHGSIRSPEIAEQAAYYGDGFFHNNIFWPMSHTKKMVALYRQRFAHHGHGAPEQAIVGLGGQVFMRKNSQDAVREFRPYFDNAPVYGHGPSLEDFTEQTPLTVGSPQQVIERTLGFRDAVGDYQRQLFLMDHAGLPLKTVLEQLDILGEEVVPVLREEFAKLRPAGVPETAPLHPAVLGRSTKETS comes from the coding sequence ATGCAGTTCGGCATCTTCACGGTCGGCGACGTCACGCCGGACCCGACCACCGGCCGTACGCCGACCGAGCACGAGCGGATCAAGGCTACGGTCGCCATCGCCCGCAAGGCGGAAGAGGTCGGTCTCGACGTCTTCGCGACCGGCGAGCACCACAACCCGCCGTTCGTCCCCTCGTCGCCGACCACCCTGCTCGGGCACGTCGCCGCCCTCACCGAGCGGATCACGCTCTCGACGTCGACCACGCTGATCACCACCAACGACCCGGTGAAGATCGCCGAGGACTACGCGTACCTCCAGCACATCGCGGACGGCCGCGTCGACCTGATGATGGGCCGCGGCAACACCGGCCCGGTCTACCCGTGGTTCGGCAAGGACATCCGCCAGGGCATCGCCCTGGCCGTGGAGAACTACGCGCTCCTCCACAGGCTGTGGAGGGAGGACGTCGTCGACTGGGAGGGCAAGTTCCGTACGCCTCTCCAGGGCTTCACCGCTACACCGCGCCCGCTCGACGGAGTGCCCCCGTTCGTGTGGCACGGCTCCATCCGGTCCCCCGAGATCGCCGAGCAGGCCGCGTACTACGGCGACGGCTTCTTCCACAACAACATCTTCTGGCCCATGTCCCACACCAAGAAGATGGTCGCGCTCTACCGGCAGCGGTTCGCGCACCACGGCCACGGCGCGCCCGAGCAGGCCATCGTCGGCCTGGGCGGCCAGGTGTTCATGCGCAAGAACTCGCAGGACGCGGTGCGCGAGTTCCGTCCGTACTTCGACAACGCGCCCGTCTACGGCCACGGGCCGTCCCTGGAGGACTTCACCGAGCAGACACCGCTGACCGTCGGCTCCCCGCAGCAGGTCATCGAGCGCACGCTCGGCTTCCGCGACGCGGTCGGCGACTACCAGCGCCAGCTGTTCCTGATGGACCACGCGGGGCTGCCGCTGAAGACCGTCCTCGAACAGCTCGACATCCTCGGCGAGGAGGTCGTCCCGGTGCTGCGCGAGGAGTTCGCCAAGCTGCGGCCGGCCGGAGTCCCGGAGACCGCCCCGCTGCACCCCGCCGTCCTCGGCCGGAGCACGAAGGAGACGTCATGA
- a CDS encoding FMN reductase: protein MTQTAGPMNLVVVSAGLGVPSSSRLLADRITESVRRELAGGREVRLTVVELRDLAVPIANNLVTGFPAEPLADAIDAVTGADGLIAVTPVFTASYSGLFKSFFDLIEPDALTGKPVLIAATGGTARHSLVLEHTLRPLFAYLRALVVPTAVYAASEDWGGSGDPMTDTLPDRIARAGRELATLMASRTAAEPDHATATADLFA from the coding sequence ATGACGCAGACAGCAGGGCCCATGAACCTCGTCGTCGTATCGGCCGGGCTGGGTGTCCCCTCCTCCAGCCGGCTGCTGGCGGACCGGATCACCGAGTCCGTGCGCCGGGAGCTCGCGGGCGGGCGCGAGGTGCGGCTGACGGTCGTCGAGCTGCGCGACCTCGCCGTGCCCATCGCCAACAACCTGGTGACCGGCTTCCCGGCGGAGCCGCTCGCCGACGCGATCGATGCGGTGACCGGCGCCGACGGGCTGATAGCCGTGACGCCCGTGTTCACCGCCTCGTACAGCGGACTGTTCAAGTCGTTCTTCGACCTGATCGAGCCGGACGCGCTCACCGGGAAGCCGGTGCTGATCGCGGCGACCGGCGGGACGGCACGGCACTCGCTGGTGCTGGAGCACACGCTGCGGCCACTGTTCGCCTACCTGCGGGCGCTCGTGGTGCCGACCGCCGTGTACGCGGCGTCCGAGGACTGGGGCGGTTCGGGCGATCCGATGACCGACACCCTGCCCGACCGCATCGCTCGCGCGGGCCGCGAGCTCGCCACTCTGATGGCCTCGCGAACCGCCGCCGAACCGGACCACGCCACGGCAACAGCCGACCTGTTTGCGTAG
- a CDS encoding universal stress protein translates to MTDTTGTADRIVVGVDGSEPSIRALRWAVRQAGMTGDALEAVISWEYPAAGWASMVAAIPAEFDPQALAAKVLDDTLEQTLGAEAAASVTRTVLIGNAAQALMDRSAGASLLVVGDRGYSGFKATLLGSVGLHLTQHAPCPVVVVRGERD, encoded by the coding sequence ATGACGGACACGACCGGCACGGCGGACAGGATCGTCGTGGGCGTCGACGGCTCGGAGCCGTCGATCAGGGCCCTTCGATGGGCCGTACGGCAGGCCGGGATGACAGGGGACGCCCTGGAAGCCGTCATCAGCTGGGAGTACCCGGCCGCCGGCTGGGCCTCGATGGTCGCCGCCATCCCGGCCGAGTTCGACCCGCAGGCGCTGGCGGCCAAGGTGCTCGACGACACCCTCGAACAGACACTCGGCGCCGAGGCCGCCGCGTCCGTGACCCGCACCGTCCTGATCGGCAATGCGGCACAGGCCCTGATGGACAGGTCCGCGGGCGCCTCACTGCTCGTCGTCGGCGACCGGGGCTACAGCGGCTTCAAGGCGACGCTCCTCGGCTCCGTCGGCCTGCACCTCACCCAGCACGCACCCTGTCCGGTCGTCGTGGTCCGCGGCGAGCGCGACTGA
- a CDS encoding ABC transporter permease: protein MSTATTTKDPGELEFEAPKAEDLASLLVAAERPPRPSAWSASLTFGWRAMLKIKHVPEQLFDVTAFPIMMVLMYTYLFGGAIAGSVDAYIQFLLPGILTMSVVMITMYTGVAVNNDISKGVFDRFRTLPIWRPAPMVGYLLGDVVRYLIASVVMLAVGMIIGYRPDGGPVGIVLGIAVLMVFSFAFSWIWTMFGLLLRTEKSVMGVSMMVIFPMTFLSNVFVDPRTMPGWLQAFVNNSPVTHVSTAVRELMAGNWPAADIAWSLGWSAVLVVVFGTVTMRLYNRK from the coding sequence ATGAGCACCGCCACCACGACCAAGGACCCCGGCGAGCTGGAATTCGAGGCACCGAAGGCGGAGGACCTCGCCTCGCTGCTGGTGGCCGCGGAGCGGCCCCCGAGGCCCAGTGCGTGGTCGGCGTCGCTGACGTTCGGCTGGCGCGCCATGCTCAAGATCAAGCATGTGCCGGAGCAGCTGTTCGACGTGACGGCGTTCCCGATCATGATGGTGCTGATGTACACGTACCTCTTCGGAGGAGCGATCGCCGGCTCCGTCGACGCGTACATCCAGTTCCTGCTGCCCGGCATCCTGACCATGAGCGTCGTGATGATCACTATGTACACGGGTGTCGCCGTCAACAACGACATCTCCAAGGGCGTCTTCGACCGGTTCCGTACGCTGCCGATCTGGCGGCCCGCGCCGATGGTCGGCTATCTGCTCGGCGACGTGGTCCGCTATCTGATCGCGTCGGTGGTGATGCTGGCCGTCGGCATGATCATCGGGTACCGCCCTGACGGCGGGCCGGTGGGCATCGTTCTCGGTATCGCGGTGCTGATGGTCTTCTCGTTCGCGTTCTCGTGGATCTGGACGATGTTCGGTCTGCTGCTGCGCACCGAGAAGTCGGTGATGGGCGTCAGCATGATGGTCATCTTCCCGATGACGTTCCTGAGCAACGTGTTCGTCGACCCGCGAACGATGCCCGGCTGGCTCCAGGCGTTCGTCAACAACAGCCCTGTCACCCATGTCTCCACCGCGGTGCGCGAGCTGATGGCGGGCAACTGGCCGGCGGCGGACATCGCCTGGTCGCTCGGCTGGTCGGCCGTACTCGTGGTCGTCTTCGGCACGGTCACGATGCGCCTCTACAACCGCAAGTGA
- a CDS encoding endonuclease/exonuclease/phosphatase family protein: protein MDRATWQSTREDGAGSPYGTAGSGARRAAGWLAALLLLAPTAVAACRAADTDGVTPVPQLLAFLPWLLLPAGAALLLALPARSRFLAGWAIAVLAVTGWFVRPYDTGLTERPPGPVVARLDVLTSNVEFGQAAGALVATLRREQPDVVFVQECDHACADTLEADVPRADYPYRHVVADFSAAGSAILSRHPLRPARGVDSTLAMPGAVVDVAGREVGLQLAHPLPPVPDAVDAWRRELGLLRDHAARTKGSPTVLAGDFNAGQDHAAFRRILRAGGLNDSATLAGAARTPSWPAALRRPLGTQIDHVLVSDDFSVRRARFLDLPDTDHRSLFVELELHDVR, encoded by the coding sequence TTGGACAGGGCGACCTGGCAGAGCACGAGGGAGGACGGGGCAGGATCCCCGTACGGCACGGCCGGGTCCGGTGCGCGGCGCGCCGCCGGATGGCTCGCCGCGCTGCTGCTCCTCGCCCCCACCGCCGTCGCCGCCTGCCGTGCCGCGGACACGGACGGTGTCACGCCCGTCCCGCAACTGCTCGCGTTCCTGCCGTGGCTGCTGCTACCCGCCGGCGCCGCCCTGCTCCTCGCCCTGCCGGCGCGCAGTCGCTTCCTCGCGGGCTGGGCGATCGCGGTGCTCGCGGTCACGGGATGGTTCGTCAGGCCCTACGACACCGGGCTGACCGAAAGGCCGCCCGGTCCCGTCGTCGCCCGCCTCGACGTGCTGACCTCGAACGTCGAGTTCGGGCAGGCCGCCGGGGCGCTGGTGGCCACGCTGCGCCGCGAGCAGCCGGACGTCGTGTTCGTCCAGGAATGCGACCACGCCTGCGCCGACACCCTCGAGGCGGACGTGCCGCGTGCCGACTACCCGTACCGCCATGTCGTGGCGGACTTCTCCGCCGCCGGTTCCGCGATCCTCAGCAGGCATCCGTTGCGCCCCGCTCGCGGTGTGGACAGCACGCTCGCCATGCCGGGGGCGGTCGTCGACGTCGCCGGGCGGGAGGTCGGTCTCCAGCTCGCGCATCCTCTGCCGCCGGTTCCGGACGCCGTGGACGCCTGGCGTCGCGAACTGGGGCTGCTGCGGGACCACGCGGCCCGCACGAAAGGCTCTCCGACCGTCCTGGCGGGCGACTTCAACGCCGGCCAGGACCACGCCGCGTTCCGCCGCATCCTCCGGGCGGGCGGGCTGAACGACAGCGCGACCCTCGCCGGCGCCGCCCGCACGCCCTCCTGGCCGGCCGCGCTGCGCCGCCCGCTGGGCACGCAGATCGACCATGTGCTGGTCAGCGACGACTTCTCGGTGCGCCGGGCCCGCTTCCTGGACCTCCCGGACACCGACCACCGCTCGCTCTTCGTGGAACTGGAACTGCACGATGTGCGCTGA
- a CDS encoding DUF2630 family protein: MDHEQKNEQIDEQIIDDIGNLVAEERALRDRSTDQRGLGPDEQARLRQLEIRLDQCWDLLRRRRAKAEFGEDPGTVRERPPEEVENYRS, from the coding sequence ATGGACCACGAGCAGAAGAACGAGCAGATCGACGAGCAGATCATCGACGACATCGGGAACCTCGTCGCCGAGGAGCGGGCGCTGCGCGACCGTTCCACCGACCAGCGCGGCCTCGGCCCCGACGAACAGGCCCGGCTGCGTCAGTTGGAGATCCGGCTCGACCAGTGCTGGGACCTGCTGCGCCGGCGCCGCGCGAAGGCCGAGTTCGGGGAGGACCCCGGCACAGTGCGGGAACGGCCCCCCGAAGAGGTGGAGAACTACCGCAGCTGA